Proteins from a single region of Oncorhynchus tshawytscha isolate Ot180627B linkage group LG03, Otsh_v2.0, whole genome shotgun sequence:
- the LOC112244701 gene encoding SWI/SNF complex subunit SMARCC1 isoform X3 → MATAATAAGGTGSGGPAAGPVGVGTAVGRKKDGGPSSKYWESAETVSQIDSVRQWIGKHYKKYVQADSPSNKSLAGLVVQLLQFQEDAFGRRVNNPALTKLPTKTFLDFKAGGALCHILGSTYKFKSEQGWRRFDLQNPSRMDRNVEMFLNVEKTLVQNNCLTRPTVFLVPDMEQKQANKLKDIIKRHQGSITEDKSKATHHIYPSLTQQEDEEWLRPVMRKDKQVLVHWGMYPDSYDTWVSTSDVEGDVEDPPTSEKPWKVHAKWVLDTDAFNEWMNEEDYEVDENKKTVSFRQRIFPKEEESSRTPDRKERKANAAGKKRRRSPSPPTTPAESRKKGGKKGNPGSHWKRRGHRGEDEEEEEDLTKDMEDPSPVPSMEEVTLPKNDDLEDDSVLSGGKEEEEQGKAEVNRLIDSSEDNVTEQTHHIIIPSYAAWFDYNCIHEIERRALPEFFNGKNKSKSPEIYLAYRNFMIDTYRLNPQEYLTSTSCRRNLTGDVCAVMRVHAFLEQWGLVNYQVDAESRPLPMGPPPTPHFNVLADTPSGLTPMHHRPPQIPSGQQMLNFPEKGKDKPSDMQNFGLRNDLYSKKNPKSKGTSGGREWTEQETLLLLEALEMYKDDWNKVSEHVGSRTQDECILHFLRLPIEDPYLENSESSLGPLAYQPVPFSQSGNPVMSTVAFLASVVDPRVASAAAKAALEEFSRVREEVPAELVEAHVKKVQEAARSTGKVDPAYGLESSGIAGTAPEEPEKTEPAETEKMDTDSDSQQPDKAESKDEAEKPGESAEKLAEGEKVKSEMAEPSEREEGESEGGEGKATADKDKEEAMETSEEDKEEQGTMEEEEEERKKLEPDGGEGNIATAAAAALASAATKAKHLAAVEERKIKSLVALLVETQMKKLEIKLRHFEELETIMDREKEALELQRQQLLTERQAFHMEQLKYAEMKARQQMEQQQASAAAQGPAPHHGPPGPGMHHGPPHHGPPPAMHSGHGPPAPGSTPWVPTTRNRQDQWEGPVSPCQGA, encoded by the exons ATGGCGACAGCGGCAACTGCAGCGGGTGGAACGGGTTCAGGGGGACCTGCAGCCGGCCCTGTGGGCGTTGGTACTGCGGTGGGCCGTAAGAAAGATGGAGGTCCTTCGTCGAAATACTGGGAGAGCGCAGAAACGGTCTCTCAGATCGATTCGGTGCGCCAATGGATCGGGAAACACTACAAAAAG TATGTACAGGCAGACTCTCCCTCCAATAAGTCCCTGGCAGGGCTGGTGGTGCAGCTGCTTCAGTTCCAGGAAGATGCTTTCGGACGGAGGGTCAACAACCCTGCCCTCACCAAGTTACCT ACCAAGACCTTCCTGGACTTCAAGGCAGGGGGTGCTCTGTGTCATATCCTGGGCTCCACCTACAAGTTCAAGAGCGAGCAGGGCTG GCGTAGGTTTGACCTGCAGAACCCCTCCAGGATGGACAGGAATGTGGAGATGTTCTTGAATGTAGAGAAGACCCTGGTTCAGAATAACTGCCTGACTCGACCAACCGTGTTCCTGGTGCCTGACATGGAGCAGAAGCAGGCCAATAAGCTGAAGGACATCATCAAAAGACACCAG GGCTCTATCACAGAGGACAAGTCTAAGGCCACCCATCATATCTACCCCTCTCTAACCCAGCAGGAGGATG AGGAGTGGCTGCGTCCGGTCATGCGTAAGGACAAGCAGGTGCTGGTGCACTGGGGCATGTacccagacag TTATGACACCTGGGTGTCCACCAGTGACGTGGAGGGGGATGTGGAGGACCCACCCACCTCTGAGAAGCCCTGGAAG gtgCATGCTAAGTGGGTCCTGGACACCGATGCCTTCAACGAGTGGATGAATGAGGAAGACTATGAGGTGGACGAGAACAAGAAGACTGTGAGCTTCCGCCAGAGGATCTTCccaaaggaggaggag TCTTCCCGTACACCCGATCGCAAGGAGCGCAAGGCCAACGCCGCCGGGAAGAAGAGGAGGCGCTCGCCATCTCCCCCGACCACCCCAGCCGAGTCCCGCAAGAAGGGTGGCAAGAAGGG GAACCCTGGGTCTCACTGGAAGCGTCGTGGCCACCGTggcgaggatgaggaggaggaagaggacctGACCAAGGACATGGAGGACCCCTCGCCTGTTCCCAGCATGGAGGAGGTCACTTTGCCCAAGAACG atgatCTGGAGGATGATTCTGTGCTCTCTGGAGGCAAG gaggaggaggagcagggcaaGGCCGAGGTCAACCGCCTCATCGACTCCAGCGAGGACAACGTGACCGAGCAGACCCACCACATCATCATCCCCAGCTACGCCGCCTGGTTCGACTACAACTG TATCCACGAGATTGAGAGGCGTGCACTGCCAGAGTTCTTCAACGGCAAGAACAAGTCCAAGTCCCCTGAAAT ATACCTGGCCTACCGTAACTTCATGATCGACACGTACCGGCTCAACCCCCAGGAGTACCTGACCTCCACCTCCTGCCGCAGGAACCTGACGGGAGACGTGTGTGCCGTCATGAG GGTCCATGCATTCCTGGAGCAGTGGGGGCTGGTGAACTACCAGGTGGATGCTGAGAGCCGCCCCCTCCCCATGGGCCCCCCGCCCACCCCCCACTTCAACGTGCTGGCTGACACCCCCTCTGGCCTGACGCCGATGCACCACCGCCCCCCACAG aTCCCCTCTGGCCAGCAGATGCTCAACTTCCCAGAGAAGGGCAAAGACAAGCCCTCTGACATGCAGAACTTTGGCCTGCGTAATGACCTCTACTCCAAGAAGAACCCCAAGAGTAAAGGAACCAGCGGCGGCCGGGAGTGGACCGAGCAGGAGACTCTGCTCCTATTGGAG GCTCTGGAGATGTACAAGGACGACTGGAACAAGGTGTCGGAGCACGTGGGCTCGCGCACCCAGGACGAGTGTATCCTGCACTTCCTGCGTCTGCCCATCGAGGACCCCTACCTGGAGAACTCTGAGTCGTCCCTGGGCCCCCTGGCCTACCAGCCCGTACCCTTCAGCCAGTCAGGCAACCCTGTCATGAGCACCGTGGCCTTCCTGGCCTCCGTGGTGGACCCCCGTGTGGCCTCCGCCGCCGCCAAGGCAGCCCTGG aggagTTTAGCCGTGTGCGTGAGGAGGTGCCAGCAGAGCTGGTGGAGGCCCATGTGAAGAAGGTGCAGGAGGCGGCCCGCAGCACGGGCAAGGTAGACCCCGCCTATGGCCTGGAGAGCAGCGGCATCGCAGGAACCGCCCCCGAGGAGCCCGAGAAGaccg AGCCAGCAGAAACCGAGAAGATGGACACAGACTCCGACTCCCAGCAGCCTGACAAG GCTGAGTCTAAGGATGAGGCAGAGAAGCCCGGTGAGTCTGCTGAGAAGCTGGCTgagggagagaaggtgaagagCGAGATGGCCGAGCCGTCGGagcgggaggagggggagagcgagggaggagagggcaaggCTACAGCAG ACAAAGACAAGGAGGAGGCCATGGAGACCtcggaggaggacaaggaggagcaGGGAAcgatggaagaggaggaagaggagaggaagaagctaGAGCCGGACGGAGGGGAGGGTAACATTGccactgctgccgctgctgccCTCGCCTCAGCTGCCACCAAGGCCAAG CACCTGGCGGCGGTGGAGGAGAGAAAGATCAAATCTCTGGTGGCTCTGCTGGTGGAGACTCAGATGAAGAAGCTGGAGATCAAGCTCAGACACTTTGAGGAGCTGGAAACCATCATGGACCGAGAGAAAGAGGCT TTGGAGTTGCAGAGGCAGCAGCTGCTGACGGAGCGCCAGGCCTTCCACATGGAGCAGCTGAAGTATGCTGAGATGAAGGCCCGCCAGCAGATGGAGCAGCAGCAGGCCAGTGCAGCGGCCCAGGGCCCCGCACCCCACCATGGCCCCCCAGGGCCAGGCATGCACCACGGACCCCCCCACCACGGACCCCCTCCCGCCATGCACTCTGGACACGGCCCCCCGGCCCCGGGTTCCACCCCATGGGTCCCCACCACCCGCAACAGACAG GACCAATGGGAGGGCCCGGTCAGCCCATGCCAGGGCGCATGA
- the LOC112244701 gene encoding SWI/SNF complex subunit SMARCC1 isoform X2, with protein sequence MATAATAAGGTGSGGPAAGPVGVGTAVGRKKDGGPSSKYWESAETVSQIDSVRQWIGKHYKKYVQADSPSNKSLAGLVVQLLQFQEDAFGRRVNNPALTKLPTKTFLDFKAGGALCHILGSTYKFKSEQGWRRFDLQNPSRMDRNVEMFLNVEKTLVQNNCLTRPTVFLVPDMEQKQANKLKDIIKRHQGSITEDKSKATHHIYPSLTQQEDEEWLRPVMRKDKQVLVHWGMYPDSYDTWVSTSDVEGDVEDPPTSEKPWKVHAKWVLDTDAFNEWMNEEDYEVDENKKTVSFRQRIFPKEEEERKANAAGKKRRRSPSPPTTPAESRKKGGKKGNPGSHWKRRGHRGEDEEEEEDLTKDMEDPSPVPSMEEVTLPKNVNSKKDSENTPVKGGAVADLDDLEDDSVLSGGKEEEEQGKAEVNRLIDSSEDNVTEQTHHIIIPSYAAWFDYNCIHEIERRALPEFFNGKNKSKSPEIYLAYRNFMIDTYRLNPQEYLTSTSCRRNLTGDVCAVMRVHAFLEQWGLVNYQVDAESRPLPMGPPPTPHFNVLADTPSGLTPMHHRPPQIPSGQQMLNFPEKGKDKPSDMQNFGLRNDLYSKKNPKSKGTSGGREWTEQETLLLLEALEMYKDDWNKVSEHVGSRTQDECILHFLRLPIEDPYLENSESSLGPLAYQPVPFSQSGNPVMSTVAFLASVVDPRVASAAAKAALEEFSRVREEVPAELVEAHVKKVQEAARSTGKVDPAYGLESSGIAGTAPEEPEKTEPAETEKMDTDSDSQQPDKAESKDEAEKPGESAEKLAEGEKVKSEMAEPSEREEGESEGGEGKATADKDKEEAMETSEEDKEEQGTMEEEEEERKKLEPDGGEGNIATAAAAALASAATKAKHLAAVEERKIKSLVALLVETQMKKLEIKLRHFEELETIMDREKEALELQRQQLLTERQAFHMEQLKYAEMKARQQMEQQQASAAAQGPAPHHGPPGPGMHHGPPHHGPPPAMHSGHGPPAPGSTPWVPTTRNRQDQWEGPVSPCQGA encoded by the exons ATGGCGACAGCGGCAACTGCAGCGGGTGGAACGGGTTCAGGGGGACCTGCAGCCGGCCCTGTGGGCGTTGGTACTGCGGTGGGCCGTAAGAAAGATGGAGGTCCTTCGTCGAAATACTGGGAGAGCGCAGAAACGGTCTCTCAGATCGATTCGGTGCGCCAATGGATCGGGAAACACTACAAAAAG TATGTACAGGCAGACTCTCCCTCCAATAAGTCCCTGGCAGGGCTGGTGGTGCAGCTGCTTCAGTTCCAGGAAGATGCTTTCGGACGGAGGGTCAACAACCCTGCCCTCACCAAGTTACCT ACCAAGACCTTCCTGGACTTCAAGGCAGGGGGTGCTCTGTGTCATATCCTGGGCTCCACCTACAAGTTCAAGAGCGAGCAGGGCTG GCGTAGGTTTGACCTGCAGAACCCCTCCAGGATGGACAGGAATGTGGAGATGTTCTTGAATGTAGAGAAGACCCTGGTTCAGAATAACTGCCTGACTCGACCAACCGTGTTCCTGGTGCCTGACATGGAGCAGAAGCAGGCCAATAAGCTGAAGGACATCATCAAAAGACACCAG GGCTCTATCACAGAGGACAAGTCTAAGGCCACCCATCATATCTACCCCTCTCTAACCCAGCAGGAGGATG AGGAGTGGCTGCGTCCGGTCATGCGTAAGGACAAGCAGGTGCTGGTGCACTGGGGCATGTacccagacag TTATGACACCTGGGTGTCCACCAGTGACGTGGAGGGGGATGTGGAGGACCCACCCACCTCTGAGAAGCCCTGGAAG gtgCATGCTAAGTGGGTCCTGGACACCGATGCCTTCAACGAGTGGATGAATGAGGAAGACTATGAGGTGGACGAGAACAAGAAGACTGTGAGCTTCCGCCAGAGGATCTTCccaaaggaggaggag GAGCGCAAGGCCAACGCCGCCGGGAAGAAGAGGAGGCGCTCGCCATCTCCCCCGACCACCCCAGCCGAGTCCCGCAAGAAGGGTGGCAAGAAGGG GAACCCTGGGTCTCACTGGAAGCGTCGTGGCCACCGTggcgaggatgaggaggaggaagaggacctGACCAAGGACATGGAGGACCCCTCGCCTGTTCCCAGCATGGAGGAGGTCACTTTGCCCAAGAACG TGAACTCTAAGAAAGACAGCGAGAACACCCCAGTGAAGGGAGGGGCAGTGGCAGATTTGG atgatCTGGAGGATGATTCTGTGCTCTCTGGAGGCAAG gaggaggaggagcagggcaaGGCCGAGGTCAACCGCCTCATCGACTCCAGCGAGGACAACGTGACCGAGCAGACCCACCACATCATCATCCCCAGCTACGCCGCCTGGTTCGACTACAACTG TATCCACGAGATTGAGAGGCGTGCACTGCCAGAGTTCTTCAACGGCAAGAACAAGTCCAAGTCCCCTGAAAT ATACCTGGCCTACCGTAACTTCATGATCGACACGTACCGGCTCAACCCCCAGGAGTACCTGACCTCCACCTCCTGCCGCAGGAACCTGACGGGAGACGTGTGTGCCGTCATGAG GGTCCATGCATTCCTGGAGCAGTGGGGGCTGGTGAACTACCAGGTGGATGCTGAGAGCCGCCCCCTCCCCATGGGCCCCCCGCCCACCCCCCACTTCAACGTGCTGGCTGACACCCCCTCTGGCCTGACGCCGATGCACCACCGCCCCCCACAG aTCCCCTCTGGCCAGCAGATGCTCAACTTCCCAGAGAAGGGCAAAGACAAGCCCTCTGACATGCAGAACTTTGGCCTGCGTAATGACCTCTACTCCAAGAAGAACCCCAAGAGTAAAGGAACCAGCGGCGGCCGGGAGTGGACCGAGCAGGAGACTCTGCTCCTATTGGAG GCTCTGGAGATGTACAAGGACGACTGGAACAAGGTGTCGGAGCACGTGGGCTCGCGCACCCAGGACGAGTGTATCCTGCACTTCCTGCGTCTGCCCATCGAGGACCCCTACCTGGAGAACTCTGAGTCGTCCCTGGGCCCCCTGGCCTACCAGCCCGTACCCTTCAGCCAGTCAGGCAACCCTGTCATGAGCACCGTGGCCTTCCTGGCCTCCGTGGTGGACCCCCGTGTGGCCTCCGCCGCCGCCAAGGCAGCCCTGG aggagTTTAGCCGTGTGCGTGAGGAGGTGCCAGCAGAGCTGGTGGAGGCCCATGTGAAGAAGGTGCAGGAGGCGGCCCGCAGCACGGGCAAGGTAGACCCCGCCTATGGCCTGGAGAGCAGCGGCATCGCAGGAACCGCCCCCGAGGAGCCCGAGAAGaccg AGCCAGCAGAAACCGAGAAGATGGACACAGACTCCGACTCCCAGCAGCCTGACAAG GCTGAGTCTAAGGATGAGGCAGAGAAGCCCGGTGAGTCTGCTGAGAAGCTGGCTgagggagagaaggtgaagagCGAGATGGCCGAGCCGTCGGagcgggaggagggggagagcgagggaggagagggcaaggCTACAGCAG ACAAAGACAAGGAGGAGGCCATGGAGACCtcggaggaggacaaggaggagcaGGGAAcgatggaagaggaggaagaggagaggaagaagctaGAGCCGGACGGAGGGGAGGGTAACATTGccactgctgccgctgctgccCTCGCCTCAGCTGCCACCAAGGCCAAG CACCTGGCGGCGGTGGAGGAGAGAAAGATCAAATCTCTGGTGGCTCTGCTGGTGGAGACTCAGATGAAGAAGCTGGAGATCAAGCTCAGACACTTTGAGGAGCTGGAAACCATCATGGACCGAGAGAAAGAGGCT TTGGAGTTGCAGAGGCAGCAGCTGCTGACGGAGCGCCAGGCCTTCCACATGGAGCAGCTGAAGTATGCTGAGATGAAGGCCCGCCAGCAGATGGAGCAGCAGCAGGCCAGTGCAGCGGCCCAGGGCCCCGCACCCCACCATGGCCCCCCAGGGCCAGGCATGCACCACGGACCCCCCCACCACGGACCCCCTCCCGCCATGCACTCTGGACACGGCCCCCCGGCCCCGGGTTCCACCCCATGGGTCCCCACCACCCGCAACAGACAG GACCAATGGGAGGGCCCGGTCAGCCCATGCCAGGGCGCATGA
- the LOC112244701 gene encoding SWI/SNF complex subunit SMARCC1 isoform X1 gives MATAATAAGGTGSGGPAAGPVGVGTAVGRKKDGGPSSKYWESAETVSQIDSVRQWIGKHYKKYVQADSPSNKSLAGLVVQLLQFQEDAFGRRVNNPALTKLPTKTFLDFKAGGALCHILGSTYKFKSEQGWRRFDLQNPSRMDRNVEMFLNVEKTLVQNNCLTRPTVFLVPDMEQKQANKLKDIIKRHQGSITEDKSKATHHIYPSLTQQEDEEWLRPVMRKDKQVLVHWGMYPDSYDTWVSTSDVEGDVEDPPTSEKPWKVHAKWVLDTDAFNEWMNEEDYEVDENKKTVSFRQRIFPKEEESSRTPDRKERKANAAGKKRRRSPSPPTTPAESRKKGGKKGNPGSHWKRRGHRGEDEEEEEDLTKDMEDPSPVPSMEEVTLPKNVNSKKDSENTPVKGGAVADLDDLEDDSVLSGGKEEEEQGKAEVNRLIDSSEDNVTEQTHHIIIPSYAAWFDYNCIHEIERRALPEFFNGKNKSKSPEIYLAYRNFMIDTYRLNPQEYLTSTSCRRNLTGDVCAVMRVHAFLEQWGLVNYQVDAESRPLPMGPPPTPHFNVLADTPSGLTPMHHRPPQIPSGQQMLNFPEKGKDKPSDMQNFGLRNDLYSKKNPKSKGTSGGREWTEQETLLLLEALEMYKDDWNKVSEHVGSRTQDECILHFLRLPIEDPYLENSESSLGPLAYQPVPFSQSGNPVMSTVAFLASVVDPRVASAAAKAALEEFSRVREEVPAELVEAHVKKVQEAARSTGKVDPAYGLESSGIAGTAPEEPEKTEPAETEKMDTDSDSQQPDKAESKDEAEKPGESAEKLAEGEKVKSEMAEPSEREEGESEGGEGKATADKDKEEAMETSEEDKEEQGTMEEEEEERKKLEPDGGEGNIATAAAAALASAATKAKHLAAVEERKIKSLVALLVETQMKKLEIKLRHFEELETIMDREKEALELQRQQLLTERQAFHMEQLKYAEMKARQQMEQQQASAAAQGPAPHHGPPGPGMHHGPPHHGPPPAMHSGHGPPAPGSTPWVPTTRNRQDQWEGPVSPCQGA, from the exons ATGGCGACAGCGGCAACTGCAGCGGGTGGAACGGGTTCAGGGGGACCTGCAGCCGGCCCTGTGGGCGTTGGTACTGCGGTGGGCCGTAAGAAAGATGGAGGTCCTTCGTCGAAATACTGGGAGAGCGCAGAAACGGTCTCTCAGATCGATTCGGTGCGCCAATGGATCGGGAAACACTACAAAAAG TATGTACAGGCAGACTCTCCCTCCAATAAGTCCCTGGCAGGGCTGGTGGTGCAGCTGCTTCAGTTCCAGGAAGATGCTTTCGGACGGAGGGTCAACAACCCTGCCCTCACCAAGTTACCT ACCAAGACCTTCCTGGACTTCAAGGCAGGGGGTGCTCTGTGTCATATCCTGGGCTCCACCTACAAGTTCAAGAGCGAGCAGGGCTG GCGTAGGTTTGACCTGCAGAACCCCTCCAGGATGGACAGGAATGTGGAGATGTTCTTGAATGTAGAGAAGACCCTGGTTCAGAATAACTGCCTGACTCGACCAACCGTGTTCCTGGTGCCTGACATGGAGCAGAAGCAGGCCAATAAGCTGAAGGACATCATCAAAAGACACCAG GGCTCTATCACAGAGGACAAGTCTAAGGCCACCCATCATATCTACCCCTCTCTAACCCAGCAGGAGGATG AGGAGTGGCTGCGTCCGGTCATGCGTAAGGACAAGCAGGTGCTGGTGCACTGGGGCATGTacccagacag TTATGACACCTGGGTGTCCACCAGTGACGTGGAGGGGGATGTGGAGGACCCACCCACCTCTGAGAAGCCCTGGAAG gtgCATGCTAAGTGGGTCCTGGACACCGATGCCTTCAACGAGTGGATGAATGAGGAAGACTATGAGGTGGACGAGAACAAGAAGACTGTGAGCTTCCGCCAGAGGATCTTCccaaaggaggaggag TCTTCCCGTACACCCGATCGCAAGGAGCGCAAGGCCAACGCCGCCGGGAAGAAGAGGAGGCGCTCGCCATCTCCCCCGACCACCCCAGCCGAGTCCCGCAAGAAGGGTGGCAAGAAGGG GAACCCTGGGTCTCACTGGAAGCGTCGTGGCCACCGTggcgaggatgaggaggaggaagaggacctGACCAAGGACATGGAGGACCCCTCGCCTGTTCCCAGCATGGAGGAGGTCACTTTGCCCAAGAACG TGAACTCTAAGAAAGACAGCGAGAACACCCCAGTGAAGGGAGGGGCAGTGGCAGATTTGG atgatCTGGAGGATGATTCTGTGCTCTCTGGAGGCAAG gaggaggaggagcagggcaaGGCCGAGGTCAACCGCCTCATCGACTCCAGCGAGGACAACGTGACCGAGCAGACCCACCACATCATCATCCCCAGCTACGCCGCCTGGTTCGACTACAACTG TATCCACGAGATTGAGAGGCGTGCACTGCCAGAGTTCTTCAACGGCAAGAACAAGTCCAAGTCCCCTGAAAT ATACCTGGCCTACCGTAACTTCATGATCGACACGTACCGGCTCAACCCCCAGGAGTACCTGACCTCCACCTCCTGCCGCAGGAACCTGACGGGAGACGTGTGTGCCGTCATGAG GGTCCATGCATTCCTGGAGCAGTGGGGGCTGGTGAACTACCAGGTGGATGCTGAGAGCCGCCCCCTCCCCATGGGCCCCCCGCCCACCCCCCACTTCAACGTGCTGGCTGACACCCCCTCTGGCCTGACGCCGATGCACCACCGCCCCCCACAG aTCCCCTCTGGCCAGCAGATGCTCAACTTCCCAGAGAAGGGCAAAGACAAGCCCTCTGACATGCAGAACTTTGGCCTGCGTAATGACCTCTACTCCAAGAAGAACCCCAAGAGTAAAGGAACCAGCGGCGGCCGGGAGTGGACCGAGCAGGAGACTCTGCTCCTATTGGAG GCTCTGGAGATGTACAAGGACGACTGGAACAAGGTGTCGGAGCACGTGGGCTCGCGCACCCAGGACGAGTGTATCCTGCACTTCCTGCGTCTGCCCATCGAGGACCCCTACCTGGAGAACTCTGAGTCGTCCCTGGGCCCCCTGGCCTACCAGCCCGTACCCTTCAGCCAGTCAGGCAACCCTGTCATGAGCACCGTGGCCTTCCTGGCCTCCGTGGTGGACCCCCGTGTGGCCTCCGCCGCCGCCAAGGCAGCCCTGG aggagTTTAGCCGTGTGCGTGAGGAGGTGCCAGCAGAGCTGGTGGAGGCCCATGTGAAGAAGGTGCAGGAGGCGGCCCGCAGCACGGGCAAGGTAGACCCCGCCTATGGCCTGGAGAGCAGCGGCATCGCAGGAACCGCCCCCGAGGAGCCCGAGAAGaccg AGCCAGCAGAAACCGAGAAGATGGACACAGACTCCGACTCCCAGCAGCCTGACAAG GCTGAGTCTAAGGATGAGGCAGAGAAGCCCGGTGAGTCTGCTGAGAAGCTGGCTgagggagagaaggtgaagagCGAGATGGCCGAGCCGTCGGagcgggaggagggggagagcgagggaggagagggcaaggCTACAGCAG ACAAAGACAAGGAGGAGGCCATGGAGACCtcggaggaggacaaggaggagcaGGGAAcgatggaagaggaggaagaggagaggaagaagctaGAGCCGGACGGAGGGGAGGGTAACATTGccactgctgccgctgctgccCTCGCCTCAGCTGCCACCAAGGCCAAG CACCTGGCGGCGGTGGAGGAGAGAAAGATCAAATCTCTGGTGGCTCTGCTGGTGGAGACTCAGATGAAGAAGCTGGAGATCAAGCTCAGACACTTTGAGGAGCTGGAAACCATCATGGACCGAGAGAAAGAGGCT TTGGAGTTGCAGAGGCAGCAGCTGCTGACGGAGCGCCAGGCCTTCCACATGGAGCAGCTGAAGTATGCTGAGATGAAGGCCCGCCAGCAGATGGAGCAGCAGCAGGCCAGTGCAGCGGCCCAGGGCCCCGCACCCCACCATGGCCCCCCAGGGCCAGGCATGCACCACGGACCCCCCCACCACGGACCCCCTCCCGCCATGCACTCTGGACACGGCCCCCCGGCCCCGGGTTCCACCCCATGGGTCCCCACCACCCGCAACAGACAG GACCAATGGGAGGGCCCGGTCAGCCCATGCCAGGGCGCATGA